The Devosia yakushimensis genome has a segment encoding these proteins:
- the fabB gene encoding beta-ketoacyl-ACP synthase I: MRRVVVTGMGIISSIGNSLDEVTASLKAARPGIVFAQDQAELGFRSHVKGDPRLDPFELLDRRVTRFMGQGAAWNYLAMQQAIADAGLEQSDISNPMTGIVMGSGGSSTRTIVEAADITRKNTSPKRIGPLAVPKAMGSTASATLATAFGIKGVNYSITAACATSKHCIGNGMEQIMLGKQDIVFAGGHEDLDWTLTDLFDAMGALSSDFNATPERASRCYDAARDGFVISGGAGVLVLEEYEHAKARGAKIWAELVGYGATSDGLDMVAPSGEGAVRCMQMALKNVGPKVDYINPHATSTPVGDVKEIEAIRAVFGDAGKCPPISATKSLTGHSQGATGVHESIYSILMMKHRFIAASANIETLDPAFEDMPILRQRRDDVDLGVVLSNSFGFGGTNAALVFKHIDA; encoded by the coding sequence ATGAGACGAGTTGTCGTCACCGGCATGGGTATCATTTCCTCGATCGGCAATAGCCTGGACGAGGTTACCGCCAGCCTCAAGGCGGCCAGGCCCGGCATTGTCTTTGCCCAGGATCAGGCCGAGCTGGGTTTCCGCAGCCACGTCAAGGGCGATCCGCGCCTCGACCCCTTCGAGCTGCTCGATCGCCGCGTCACCCGCTTCATGGGCCAGGGCGCGGCCTGGAACTACCTGGCCATGCAGCAGGCCATTGCCGATGCGGGGCTCGAGCAAAGCGATATTTCCAACCCCATGACCGGCATTGTCATGGGCTCGGGCGGCTCCTCCACCCGCACCATTGTCGAAGCGGCCGATATCACCCGCAAGAATACCAGCCCCAAGCGCATCGGGCCGCTGGCCGTGCCCAAGGCCATGGGCTCGACCGCCTCGGCGACGCTCGCCACTGCCTTCGGCATCAAGGGCGTCAACTATTCCATCACCGCCGCCTGCGCCACCTCCAAGCATTGCATCGGCAATGGCATGGAGCAGATCATGCTGGGCAAGCAGGACATCGTCTTTGCCGGCGGCCACGAAGATCTCGACTGGACGCTGACCGACCTGTTCGACGCCATGGGCGCGCTGAGCTCGGATTTCAACGCCACCCCCGAGCGGGCCTCGCGCTGCTACGACGCGGCGCGCGATGGCTTTGTCATCTCGGGCGGCGCGGGCGTGCTGGTGCTCGAGGAATATGAGCATGCCAAGGCGCGCGGCGCCAAGATCTGGGCCGAACTGGTGGGCTATGGCGCCACCTCCGACGGCCTCGACATGGTGGCCCCATCCGGGGAAGGCGCGGTGCGCTGCATGCAGATGGCATTGAAAAATGTCGGCCCCAAAGTCGACTATATCAATCCCCACGCCACCTCGACCCCGGTGGGCGACGTCAAGGAAATCGAGGCCATCCGCGCCGTCTTCGGCGATGCCGGCAAATGCCCGCCCATCTCGGCCACCAAGTCGCTGACCGGCCACAGCCAGGGCGCCACGGGTGTCCATGAATCGATCTATTCGATCCTGATGATGAAGCACCGCTTCATCGCCGCCAGCGCCAATATCGAAACGCTCGATCCGGCCTTCGAAGACATGCCCATCCTGCGCCAGCGCCGGGACGATGTGGACCTGGGCGTGGTCCTCTCCAATTCCTTCGGCTTCGGCGGCACCAATGCTGCTCTGGTGTTCAAGCATATTGATGCGTGA
- the fabA gene encoding 3-hydroxyacyl-[acyl-carrier-protein] dehydratase FabA, whose amino-acid sequence MADRQNAFGYEELLAHGRGELPGQMDARLPAPPMLMFDRITQIEAEGGAYGKGFVVAELDLKPDLWFFNCHFIGDPVMPGCLGLDALWQMTGFFLGWSGSPGRGRALGGEIKFTGQATVDKKLLEYRIDIKRQMRSPLPFGIATGTVKADGEVIYIAENLRVGLIPIAEGGKSA is encoded by the coding sequence ATGGCCGATCGGCAGAACGCATTTGGGTATGAAGAGCTTTTGGCCCATGGCCGTGGCGAACTGCCTGGCCAGATGGATGCCCGTCTGCCGGCCCCACCCATGCTGATGTTCGACCGCATCACCCAGATCGAGGCCGAAGGCGGCGCCTATGGCAAGGGCTTTGTCGTTGCCGAACTCGACCTCAAGCCGGACCTCTGGTTTTTCAATTGCCATTTCATCGGCGACCCCGTGATGCCCGGATGCCTGGGGCTGGACGCACTTTGGCAGATGACCGGTTTCTTTCTGGGCTGGTCCGGCTCGCCCGGCCGCGGCCGCGCACTGGGCGGGGAAATCAAGTTCACCGGCCAGGCGACGGTGGACAAGAAGCTGCTGGAATATCGCATCGACATCAAGCGCCAGATGCGTTCGCCCTTGCCCTTCGGCATCGCTACAGGCACCGTAAAGGCCGATGGCGAAGTCATTTATATCGCCGAGAACCTCAGGGTGGGCCTCATTCCTATCGCAGAGGGCGGAAAAAGCGCCTGA